CGGGATGGAGTAAGGACTCCCATGCACTGGAGTCCAGATCGCAATGCCGGTTTTTCTAGAACAAATACCCAAAAACTTTATCTCCCGGTTATTATTGATCCGGAATACCATTACGAAACTGTAAACGTGGAAAACCAGGAGAAAAATCAGACATCATTTCTTTGGTGGATGAAAAGAGTGATCGATATGCGGAAAAAATATAAGGCCTTTGGGAGAGGCAGTATTGAGTTTCTTCATCCGGAGAATTATAAAATTCTGGCTTTTATTCGTCGATATGAAGAGGAAACTATTCTTGTAGTGATCAATCTATCCCGGTTTTCCCAGGTAGCAGAATTAGATTTAAGCCAATATACCGGTTATCGCCCGATAGAGCTTTTCAGCAGAAATCAGTTCCCAATCATTAAAGAAACCCCTTATATCTTAACCATGGGATTTCATGATTATTTCTGGTTTTCCCTCCAGAAAGAAGATGATCTGAAAATTACCCAGAAAAGGGAGAAAATCCCGATATTAAGTACCCAAACCAGTTGGCTCAACTTTTTTAAAGGTAAAACAACCCAATTGTTAGAAAATTCAATTATCCCCTTTTTCTTAAAAGAACAACGTTGGTTTGGCAAGAAATCACAAAGAATAAGAAAAGTTAATATAACAGAAAAAATATTAGTAAAGAATGTGGATAGTACTTCTTTGCTACTTTTTCTAAAAGTAAGCTATACTGAAGGATTGGAAGAAGAGTACCTCCTTCCTCTTTCCTATCTGGAAAAGGAAAAAGCAGAATACTTACTACATGAAATCCCACAATGTATTTTATTCAAAGTTCATACGAGTAACCAGGATGGCATTGTCTATGATGCAGTCCATGATACCGGATTTCATCAAACCTTGATCCAACTTATCACCAGAAGACGAACTATTAAAGGTGAACAAGGTACAATTCGAGCCTATCCCGGAAAATATTTCCGAAAATTAAGTAAAAAGGCAACGACCTTTGAAAATTCAAGATTATTGGATACTGAACAGAGTAATTCCTCAATTATTTATGAAAAGGATGTAGTCCTTAAACTATTCCGCAAACTGGACGAAGGTGTTAATCCGGATTTAGAACTGGGAAAATATTTGACCGAAGAAGCCAATTATGCCAATATACCTCCCTTCTCCGGGGCAATCGAATTTCAAAAAAATAACCACGCAGTAATTACCCTGGGAATTTTATATCCATTTATCCAAAGTGTAGGAAATGCCTGGAATTATACACAGGATGCCTTAGGACGTTACTACGAAAGGGTTCTTTCTAAAATAGGCGAACTGGATAAAACTCCTTCTCTTCCGAATTCCCTTACTGATACACTGGAAGAAGATATTCCGGAAATCTTTCAGGAGCTAATCGGCATTCCCTATATTGAAATGATCAGCCTTCTGGGTAAAAGAACGGCAGAACTTCACCAGGCTCTGGCTCAACCCAGTGAAAATCAAGATTTTAGACCAGAAACCTTTTCTATGCTTTATCAACGCGCTCTTTACCAATCCATCCAGACCTTGATTAAACGAACATTCCAGGGTTTAAAAAAAAGTGCCAGACAATTTCCCGAAGATCTCCAAAATGACCTGGATCGCATATTAACCAGCGAATCCCGAATATTAAAATATTGCAAGATCCTTCTTTCTAAGAAAATAAAAGGAATGAAAATCAGAATTCACGGAGATTATCATCTTGGACAAGTCCTATATACCGGAAATGATTTCTACATTATCGATTTTGAAGGCGAACCAGCCCGACCACTGGGAGAAAGAAGATTAAAACGTTGTCCTTTGAAAGATGTTACCGGAATGCTCCGTTCTTTTCATTACGCTGCTTTTGCTCCCTTAATACAAAAACATATTCCAGGGAATTATAAAGTACTGGAACCATGGGCAAACCTATGGGCTCACTACACTGCTAAAATATTTTTAAAAGCTTATCTAAAACATTCGCAAGGAAATTCATTCTTACCCGAAACAAAAGAACAACTATCTCAACTGTTAAAAATCTACCTTCTGGAAAAAGCGGTTTATGAAATAGGTTATGAGATGAATAACCGACCTGACTGGCTGCCGATCCCATTTAAAGGTATTTTATATGAATTAGGAGAGATAAATGAATAAATATAAATTTCATCAAATGGAATATTTTTCCCTATTTAGTAAAGATGATATTTATCTTTATCAAGAAGGAACACACTATCGGTTGTATGAAAAATTAGGAGCACATCAAATAAAATTCAATGAGAGAGAGGGCGTGCACTTTTCCATATGGGCTCCCAATGCCCAATCAGTTGCGGTTATCGGAGATTTTAATCAATGGCAATCCTATACTCATCCATTAAAGCAAATACATGCTGACAGTGGTATATGGGAAGGCTTTATCCCCGAAATTGAAAAAGGAATGCGCTATAAATTTCAGATAAAATCCCGGCATAAGGATTATCAAGTTGATAAAGGAGATCCTTTTGCCTTTTACTGGGAAAAACCACCTAAAACGGCATCAATCATATGGGATTTAGATTACCACTGGCAAGATCAACACTGGATGAGCCATCGAAAAAGATATAATAACTTAAAAATGCCTTTTTCGGTCTATGAAATACATTTAGGTTCCTGGCGCCAACAACTTGATTCGAGCAATTGTTCTCTGGATTACCGAAAATTAGCTCCTATCCTGGCAGATTACGTGAAGCAAGCAGGATTTACCCATGTTGAACTACTTCCGATTATGGAACACCCCTTTTATGGCTCCTGGGGTTATCAAACCCTGGGATATTTTGCTCCAACCAGCCGTTACGGATCACCTCAAGATTTTATGTATTTTGTTGAATATCTTCATCAACAAGGAATTGGTGTCATTTTGGATTGGGTACCTTCCCATTTCCCCGGTGATGAATACGGACTGGTTTATTTTGATGGAACCCATCTCTACGAACACGCTGACCCGCAGAAAGGGTTCCACCCTGACTGGCATAGTTATATCTTTAATTACGGAAGAAACGAGGTTAAAGAGTTTTTAATCAGCAGCGCCCTTTTCTGGTTAGAAAAATACCATATTGACGGCCTGCGGGTAGATGCTGTTGCCTCCATGCTTTACCTGGATTATTCTCGCAAAGAAGGCGAATGGATCCCCAATCAATTCGGGGGAAGAGAAAATCTGGAAGCGATTGATTTCATCAAGAAGTTAAATGAAGTTATTTATCAAAATTTCCCAGACGTTCAGATCATCGCCGAAGAATCTACCGCCTGGCCGATGGTCTCCCGCCCTATCTATTTAGGTGGTCTCGGATTTGGTATGAAATGGAATATGGGCTGGATGCATGATACACTATCTTATTTTTCCCAAGACCCTATTTTCCGTAAATACCATCAACAACAACTAACTTTTAGCCTGCTTTATGCTTTTAATGAAAATTTCATCAGCTCTCTATCTCATGATGAAGTTACCCACGGAAAAAAATCTTTATTAGAAAAAATGCCCGGTGACGATTGGAAAAAATTCGCCAATTTACGCTTACTGTTCGGTTATATGTTTGCTCACCCTGGAAAAAAATTGCTTTTTATGGGTGGAGAATTTGGACAAAGAAAGGAATGGGACCATGACACCAGCCTTGATTGGCATTTACTTGACTACCCTGATCATCAAGGAATCCTTAAATGGATCAGTGATTTAAATTTTTTTTATAAGAATGAGAAGGCCCTCTTCCAACTCGATTTTGAACCCCAGGGATTTGAATGGATCGACAACCGTGATTCGGAGCATTCTGTGTTGATCTTTTTAAGAAAAGGTGAAAAGAAAGATGATCAGATACTGGTGATCTGCAATTTTGTTCCGATTCCCTGGCATCATTACCGCATTGGTGTGCCGAGTAAAGGAATTTGGGAAGAAAAATTAAATAGTGATGCCATTATTTATGGCGGGAGTGGACAGGGAAATCTCGGTACTGTACAATCAACTCCCTTCCCTATTCACGGAAAAGATTACTCTCTTTCCCTTACCCTTCCTCCCTTAGGTATACTTTTTTTAAAAAAGAGAGGGACAATTGATAAGGAGCAAGTAAAATGAACCAAAACCAAAAAAAATATATCTGTATTCATGGTCATTTTTATCAACCGCCCCGGGAAAATCCCTGGTTAGAGGAAGTTGAGCTACAAGATTCTGCCTACCCTTTTCATGATTGGAATGAAAGAATTTCCGAAGAATGCTACAAAGGGAATAGCACTTCGCGTATTTTGGACAAACAAGGAAATATTATTAAAATTATGAATAATTATTCCCGTATTAGTTTTAATTTTGGCCCAACTCTTCTTTCCTGGATGGAAAAACATCAACCTGAAATTTATCAAGCTGTTTTAGAGGCGGATAAAATAAGTCAGGAACGCTACCATGGTCATGGTTCTGCAATTGCCCAAATCTATAATCATATTATTATGCCGCTTGCCAATGACCGGGATAAATATACCCAGATTTACTGGGGCATCAAAGATTTTCAGTCCCGTTTCGGCCGATTTCCCGAAGGGATGTGGTTATCGGAAACAGCGGTGGATTATCGAACCCTGGAAATCATGGCAGAACTGGGGATTCAATTTACCATTCTTGCCCCACATCAAGCCAAAAAAATTCGTAAAATGGGGAAAGATACCCCCTGGCAAGAAGTTAAACAGACAAACCTTAATTGCAAGCAACCTTATCTGTGTCATCTCCCTTCAGGAAAATCAATTCATCTTTTTTTCTATAATGGGCCAATTTCCCATGAGGTAAGTTTTGGAGATATTTTAAGTAATGGTGAAAAACTGGCTAATCGCTTACTCATTTCCTTTTCCCAAGATAATACTCAACCGGAACTAGTCCATATTGCAACAGACGGTGAAACTTACGGTCACCATCATCGCTTTGGTGATATGGCTCTGGCATATTGTTTACAATATCTTGAAAAAAACAAAACAGCTGCCCTCACCAATTACGGAGAATACTTAGAATTTTACCCCCCTAATTATGAAGTGGAAATTGTAGAAAATACCTCCTGGAGTTGTACCCACGGGATTGAACGATGGCGAAATGATTGCGGCTGTAATAGCGGTATGCACACTAATTGGCATCAAAAATGGAGAAAGCCCTTGAGAGAAGCAATGGATTGGCTAAGAGATCAAACCATTAACATCTTTGAACAAAAAGCTTCCGCCTATTTTAAAGATATATGGCAAGCAAGAAACGAATATATTTCAGTTATTTTAAATCGAAACTCAGACCATATCGAAACTTTTTTAGGGGAATACAGTTCCCATCTGCTTAATCCAGGAGAAAAAACAAATGCACTGACCTTATTAGAGATGCAGAGAAATGCGATGCTTATGTACACCAGCTGTGGTTGGTTTTTTAACGAAATTTCCGGTATTGAGACTATCCAGATCTTAGAATATGCCGCTCGCTGTATTCAGCTTATTCAAAGATTTACCGATCATTCTCCGGAAGAAGAATATTTAAAAATACTGGAACAGGCTCCCAGTAATATATCGCGTTACCAAAACGGAGCCAAAATTTATCAGTCATTAATCAAGCCGATAATGGTTGACCTATTAAGAGTAGCTGCCCATTATGCCATATCTTCTCTCTTTGACGGTTATCAAAATAGTATTTTTTGTTATCAAATCACCCAAAAAAAAATAAATCGCTTGGGGAGTGGCAAATTAAAAATGGCTATCGGCGAGACAAATATCCGATCAGAAGTCACCTGGGAAGAAGATAAATTTTGTTTTGCCGTACTCTATTTAGGAGATCATAACGTCAACGGTGGAGTAAAACGCTATCAAGATGAAAAAACTTATGACGCCATGCAAAATGAAATAAGTAAAGCTCTTAATTTAGGAGATGTGACAGCTATCATTAGATTAATGGATCAGTATTTTGGTTCTAACAATTATTCATTATGGTATCTGTTTAAGGATGAGCAAAGAAAAGTAATTGGGGAAATCATGAATCTCAGCTTGGAAAAAACTAACGCTAACCTTCATCAGATCTACCTGGAAAATTACACCATGCTAAACTTCTTAAAACAGTTAAATATTCCTATTCTTCCACCACTTTCCTTTATTACCGCCTACGAAAATAATCAAGAATTGCTGGATTTATTTTCCCGGGAAGTCATTGATCTCACTAAATTAAAGGAATTAGTCCAGGAAGTTCAAGACTCATCCATTTCCTTTGATCATGCTACTTTAGGATACAGAATAAGTACCTGGATCAGCCAATCTTTAGGTAGTTTACAGGTGAATTTAAACAGCTTGGATAAGATTATTCAAATCATTGAGGTTCTTAATATTATAAAACCACTTACTTTACAGCTTCATCTGTGGAAAGCTCAGAATTTATTCTTTGAATTATATCAACAAGAAGAAATGAAGATAATTCAGGAAAAAGCTGCAAAAAGTGATGAAGAAAATCAAAAATGGCTATCCCAATTTAAACAATTAGGCACTATTCTTCATATTGAGATATCTTGGTAATGAAAATTTTGTTGATATCTTTTCAAAGTTCGTTAAATCATTTCCTGCCGGTGGAAAACAAATTAATTATTTTTCTGTAACCCTAATTTTCGGTAATAAGGATTATTGGTAAAAATGGACGAAAGATACAGTGGTATTTTAATGCATATTTCTTCTTTACCATCAGAGTATGGTATCGGAGATTTGGGACCACATGCTTATAAATTCATTGATTTATTAGCTAAAAACAATCAAAGTTTTTGGCAAATTTTACCTTTAAACCCAACTGAACAAAAATATGACAATTCCCCTTATCATTCCTTTGCTACTTTTGCCGGAAATCCCCTTTTTATCAGCCCCGAGTTACTCTATCAAGATGGCTTTCTAAAAAAAGAGGAGACTATTAATTGTTTTTCACCTCAAAAAAAAGATATCGATTTTAAGCGAATTTATGTTCTTAAAAAAAATTTATTTGATAAATCCTATCAGAAATTTCTCAAATTAGTGAAATATCAGGGAGAGTTTCAAGAGTTTTGCCAGCAAAATTTATTTTGGCTGGAAGATTACGCCCTTTTTCAATCACTCAAGTCCCATTTTAAAGGAAAATCATGGAGTCAGTGGCCTTCAGAAATTAAAAATAGACACCAAGCCACAATTCAAAAATTAAAGAAAGAGCTGGCACCAGAAATGGATCGGGAAAAATTTATACAATTCCTCTTTTTTCATCAATGGGATCAATTAAGAGATTACTGTCAGAAAAAAAATATTAAAATAATCGGGGACCTACCTATTTACGTTACCTATAACAGCATGGATGTCTGGTGTCATCCTCAACTCTTTAAATTAGATCGGGATAAGCAACAAATTTATCAAGCCGGGGTCCCTCCGGATTATTTCAGCAAGACTGGGCAACTTTGGGGGAATCCAGTCTATTATTGGGAAGAACATTATAAAGAAAAATATGCCTGGTGGATCCAGCGAATTAAACATTATCTTCAAATGTTCGATCTTTTAAGAATTGATCATTTTAGGGGATTAGTGTCTTATTGGGAAGTTCCTTCTAAGGAAAAAACCGCTATTCTCGGTCAATGGGTAACGGTTCCCACGGAAAGTTTTTTAACGCATCTGATCAATCGATTTCCCCATGCTCCTTTTATTGCCGAAGATCTGGGTGATATTACAGAAGATGTCAGATCAATAATAAAAAAATGGCGTTTTCCGGGAATGCGGGTCTTAATTTTTGCTTTTGGGAATAATTTTCCACGCAGTATTCATCTGCCTCACCATTATGAGCCTGATTGTGTGGTTTATACCGGAACTCATGATAATAATACCATCCAAGGATGGCAATCAGAAGAATTAACCCAAAATCAGAAAAAAAATATCACGCGGTATTTAGGGAAAAAGATTAATTTTGCAGAAATTCACTGGGAATTTATTCGTATAGCCCAAGCCTCAGTGGCTTTTTTAGCTATAACCCCGGTTCAGGATGTGTTAGGATTGGGAAAAGAGGCAAGAATGAATAACCCCGCCTCTCCACAAAATAACTGGCAATGGAGAATAACACCTCAACAAATATTAAAACTGGAACAGACTGAAATGCCAAAATTAAAAGATCTAAGCATTATTTATAATAGAAAATAATAATGATTTTTCTAAACTTTTTATTTTATACTATTAAATAAATTTAAATAATCTTTTAGCAAGCGAGTAATTAGGAAATTCTTTCGTACATATTCTTTTCCTGAAGTACCCATCTTCTTTGCGCTTTCCGGATCTTTCAAAAGATGCAGAACTCTTTCAGCACATTCAGAAATATCGCCCACCAAGAATCCTGTGCGCCGGTTATCTACTTGTAAAGGGATACCACCTACATTAGCCGCCACCACGGGTTTCCCCTTCCATAATGCCTCGGTAATCACTAATCCGAATCCCTCTCTTAAGGATTTCTGAATAATTACATCTGAAGCTCTCTGAAAAGCATTAACCTCCAGATTACCTACTCCGTTTAAATTAGAAAGAAGATGTATATCGTAATCTTCGCCTGCATGTCGGGCAGTCTTTTCATAATATTCCCATCCCTCGGGATCCTCATTAGTGATGGAAGCAATGAGTACCAATTGTACATCTCTTATTTCCTTCTTTACCATTCTATACATATCAATAACTCCCAAAGGATCTTTCCAGGGATCAAATCTGGAAACTTGAGTAATAATCGGCCTATTCGGATCTACTTTATAGTTTCTTACAATATTTTCAATCTCTTCCTGATCTAAATCCCTATTCTTGGGATTTAAGGGATCTATAGCCGGAGGGATTACGGCAATATTTTTTAATTTAAGATCATCTTTTATATATTCTTTTAAAGTAAATATAGCAGCATCGTGCTTTTCTATGAGCCGCTTGGTAAATTCCCATATTTTTTTCTGAGCATTGGTGGGATCAATATGAGACCGCCAAATCCATTTACCTTTTTTCTCTTTTCGATAATTCAATATTGCCATCGGTTGAATATCGTGAATGACTACAAAATCATATTGCCCCTCAAACAGCTTCTCGTTTAGTTGATTATTCTTTAAAAATATTTCTTTCATTTCTTTGGTAAAGGGAATATCCATTCCCTGTAAGCCATTATGCATACTTTTAGTTACATTGAAAAAATCATCAGATCCTTTTATTAACTGCCATTCAACCTCCATCCCTACATCTTTCATTAATGGTACTAAGGTGGATAGGATCTCCGCCACGCTTCCACTTAAGGATGTGTTATTTATATGAACTATCTTTTTCCCTTGTAAGGGTAAAGCTAATTTTTTTATGCTTTCAATTTCTTCTTTTCCGGTAATATTGATATAATCATTAATTGATTTCCTATCGGTTTTTACAATTTCTAACATATTTTTCCTCCTTCGCCTATAGTTACAACGCACCGTCTCTCTACTCTATTAAATTCAAAACTTATTTAAACAGTATCTGGTGTAGAGGTCAGATTTATCCGATCCGTGTTTTTTTAGGTAACTTTCCTGGCGGGTTCAATAAATCGAACTCCCTACCTCTTTGGCACCATCCGCTAATCATATTCTGACTTCTGAATTCTGACTCCTAATTTCTCTCTTCTTTACTATTCACCAACGACTATTCACTATTCACTATTTAAAAAAGCAATCGGACACTTGTTACAATCCGGATTCTTACTGGTACAGATTGTCTTTCCGAGTAAGACAATCTGCGCGTGAAATTCGTTAAATAATTCTACATCCCTGTCTATATTATTGATGAAAAATTCCTGTATCTGGGAGTATGTAGAATCTTTCGAAATGAGCTTATGACGGGAAAATATTCTTTTTGTATAGGCATCAACTACAAAAAATGCTTTCTTCCCGGCATACAATAATATACTATCTGCTGTTTCCGGACCGATTCCATTTACCTTTAACAATTTTTCTCTTAATTCTCCATCATCACCTTCAAACATCTTCTCGCAAGAACCATCAAAATCAGTAATGAATAAGTTTAAAAAATTTTTTAATCTTTGGGCTTTAACATTAAAATAACCGCAAGATTTAAGCAAATGAGCTAATTCTTTCTGTTCCATATAATAAAGTTTTTTAGGTTTTAATAAATCATCTTTTCTTAAATTATTGATTACTTTTTCCACATTACTCCAGGAAGTGTTTTGAGTAAGAATTGCGCCCACCATTACCTCAAAGGGAGTAACTCCCGGCCACCAGTGTAATGGTCCAAAATAATGATATAAGCTGTTATAAATTTTTGACAAAATATACCTTTTTTGCATCTTTGCCTAATTATTCACCAATTCACCTCTTGGCTTCTTTTTCTC
This is a stretch of genomic DNA from Candidatus Atribacteria bacterium. It encodes these proteins:
- the glgB gene encoding 1,4-alpha-glucan branching protein GlgB, with product MEYFSLFSKDDIYLYQEGTHYRLYEKLGAHQIKFNEREGVHFSIWAPNAQSVAVIGDFNQWQSYTHPLKQIHADSGIWEGFIPEIEKGMRYKFQIKSRHKDYQVDKGDPFAFYWEKPPKTASIIWDLDYHWQDQHWMSHRKRYNNLKMPFSVYEIHLGSWRQQLDSSNCSLDYRKLAPILADYVKQAGFTHVELLPIMEHPFYGSWGYQTLGYFAPTSRYGSPQDFMYFVEYLHQQGIGVILDWVPSHFPGDEYGLVYFDGTHLYEHADPQKGFHPDWHSYIFNYGRNEVKEFLISSALFWLEKYHIDGLRVDAVASMLYLDYSRKEGEWIPNQFGGRENLEAIDFIKKLNEVIYQNFPDVQIIAEESTAWPMVSRPIYLGGLGFGMKWNMGWMHDTLSYFSQDPIFRKYHQQQLTFSLLYAFNENFISSLSHDEVTHGKKSLLEKMPGDDWKKFANLRLLFGYMFAHPGKKLLFMGGEFGQRKEWDHDTSLDWHLLDYPDHQGILKWISDLNFFYKNEKALFQLDFEPQGFEWIDNRDSEHSVLIFLRKGEKKDDQILVICNFVPIPWHHYRIGVPSKGIWEEKLNSDAIIYGGSGQGNLGTVQSTPFPIHGKDYSLSLTLPPLGILFLKKRGTIDKEQVK
- the treS gene encoding maltose alpha-D-glucosyltransferase; this encodes MTTQDTYSETPLWYKDAIIYELHVKTFFDKNEDGIGDFQGLTEKLDYLYNLGVNTLWLLPFFPSPLKDDGYDIADYFNVHPNYGNLQHFRYFLKKAHQREMKVVIELVLNHTSDQHIWFQRAKKGGPNSKWGKFYVWSETPDKYQEARIIFKDFESSNWTREPISGYYYWHRFYSHQPDLNYDNPEVQQAMLKVVDFWMKMGVDGIRLDAVPYLFEREGTNCENLPESLEFLKKLRSHMDKHYQNRMILAEANQWPEDAIQYFGQGDACHMAFHFPLMPRMFMALKMEDRFPIIDILDQTPTIPDNCQWSIFLRNHDELTLEMVTDEERDYMYRVYARDTTARINLGIRRRLAPLLDNHRRKMEIMNILLFSLPGTPTIYYGDEIAMGDNHFLGDRDGVRTPMHWSPDRNAGFSRTNTQKLYLPVIIDPEYHYETVNVENQEKNQTSFLWWMKRVIDMRKKYKAFGRGSIEFLHPENYKILAFIRRYEEETILVVINLSRFSQVAELDLSQYTGYRPIELFSRNQFPIIKETPYILTMGFHDYFWFSLQKEDDLKITQKREKIPILSTQTSWLNFFKGKTTQLLENSIIPFFLKEQRWFGKKSQRIRKVNITEKILVKNVDSTSLLLFLKVSYTEGLEEEYLLPLSYLEKEKAEYLLHEIPQCILFKVHTSNQDGIVYDAVHDTGFHQTLIQLITRRRTIKGEQGTIRAYPGKYFRKLSKKATTFENSRLLDTEQSNSSIIYEKDVVLKLFRKLDEGVNPDLELGKYLTEEANYANIPPFSGAIEFQKNNHAVITLGILYPFIQSVGNAWNYTQDALGRYYERVLSKIGELDKTPSLPNSLTDTLEEDIPEIFQELIGIPYIEMISLLGKRTAELHQALAQPSENQDFRPETFSMLYQRALYQSIQTLIKRTFQGLKKSARQFPEDLQNDLDRILTSESRILKYCKILLSKKIKGMKIRIHGDYHLGQVLYTGNDFYIIDFEGEPARPLGERRLKRCPLKDVTGMLRSFHYAAFAPLIQKHIPGNYKVLEPWANLWAHYTAKIFLKAYLKHSQGNSFLPETKEQLSQLLKIYLLEKAVYEIGYEMNNRPDWLPIPFKGILYELGEINE
- a CDS encoding glycosyltransferase, whose amino-acid sequence is MLEIVKTDRKSINDYINITGKEEIESIKKLALPLQGKKIVHINNTSLSGSVAEILSTLVPLMKDVGMEVEWQLIKGSDDFFNVTKSMHNGLQGMDIPFTKEMKEIFLKNNQLNEKLFEGQYDFVVIHDIQPMAILNYRKEKKGKWIWRSHIDPTNAQKKIWEFTKRLIEKHDAAIFTLKEYIKDDLKLKNIAVIPPAIDPLNPKNRDLDQEEIENIVRNYKVDPNRPIITQVSRFDPWKDPLGVIDMYRMVKKEIRDVQLVLIASITNEDPEGWEYYEKTARHAGEDYDIHLLSNLNGVGNLEVNAFQRASDVIIQKSLREGFGLVITEALWKGKPVVAANVGGIPLQVDNRRTGFLVGDISECAERVLHLLKDPESAKKMGTSGKEYVRKNFLITRLLKDYLNLFNSIK
- a CDS encoding endonuclease III domain-containing protein encodes the protein MQKRYILSKIYNSLYHYFGPLHWWPGVTPFEVMVGAILTQNTSWSNVEKVINNLRKDDLLKPKKLYYMEQKELAHLLKSCGYFNVKAQRLKNFLNLFITDFDGSCEKMFEGDDGELREKLLKVNGIGPETADSILLYAGKKAFFVVDAYTKRIFSRHKLISKDSTYSQIQEFFINNIDRDVELFNEFHAQIVLLGKTICTSKNPDCNKCPIAFLNSE
- a CDS encoding DUF3536 domain-containing protein translates to MNQNQKKYICIHGHFYQPPRENPWLEEVELQDSAYPFHDWNERISEECYKGNSTSRILDKQGNIIKIMNNYSRISFNFGPTLLSWMEKHQPEIYQAVLEADKISQERYHGHGSAIAQIYNHIIMPLANDRDKYTQIYWGIKDFQSRFGRFPEGMWLSETAVDYRTLEIMAELGIQFTILAPHQAKKIRKMGKDTPWQEVKQTNLNCKQPYLCHLPSGKSIHLFFYNGPISHEVSFGDILSNGEKLANRLLISFSQDNTQPELVHIATDGETYGHHHRFGDMALAYCLQYLEKNKTAALTNYGEYLEFYPPNYEVEIVENTSWSCTHGIERWRNDCGCNSGMHTNWHQKWRKPLREAMDWLRDQTINIFEQKASAYFKDIWQARNEYISVILNRNSDHIETFLGEYSSHLLNPGEKTNALTLLEMQRNAMLMYTSCGWFFNEISGIETIQILEYAARCIQLIQRFTDHSPEEEYLKILEQAPSNISRYQNGAKIYQSLIKPIMVDLLRVAAHYAISSLFDGYQNSIFCYQITQKKINRLGSGKLKMAIGETNIRSEVTWEEDKFCFAVLYLGDHNVNGGVKRYQDEKTYDAMQNEISKALNLGDVTAIIRLMDQYFGSNNYSLWYLFKDEQRKVIGEIMNLSLEKTNANLHQIYLENYTMLNFLKQLNIPILPPLSFITAYENNQELLDLFSREVIDLTKLKELVQEVQDSSISFDHATLGYRISTWISQSLGSLQVNLNSLDKIIQIIEVLNIIKPLTLQLHLWKAQNLFFELYQQEEMKIIQEKAAKSDEENQKWLSQFKQLGTILHIEISW
- the malQ gene encoding 4-alpha-glucanotransferase: MDERYSGILMHISSLPSEYGIGDLGPHAYKFIDLLAKNNQSFWQILPLNPTEQKYDNSPYHSFATFAGNPLFISPELLYQDGFLKKEETINCFSPQKKDIDFKRIYVLKKNLFDKSYQKFLKLVKYQGEFQEFCQQNLFWLEDYALFQSLKSHFKGKSWSQWPSEIKNRHQATIQKLKKELAPEMDREKFIQFLFFHQWDQLRDYCQKKNIKIIGDLPIYVTYNSMDVWCHPQLFKLDRDKQQIYQAGVPPDYFSKTGQLWGNPVYYWEEHYKEKYAWWIQRIKHYLQMFDLLRIDHFRGLVSYWEVPSKEKTAILGQWVTVPTESFLTHLINRFPHAPFIAEDLGDITEDVRSIIKKWRFPGMRVLIFAFGNNFPRSIHLPHHYEPDCVVYTGTHDNNTIQGWQSEELTQNQKKNITRYLGKKINFAEIHWEFIRIAQASVAFLAITPVQDVLGLGKEARMNNPASPQNNWQWRITPQQILKLEQTEMPKLKDLSIIYNRK